TGGTTAACAGCAGACGAAAACAAAGTCCCTGTTTATGCTAAATTTAAAATAGCAGTTGGAAGTGGTGAGTTAAAAATAAAATCTGCAACAGGATTAAAAAACTAAGATACGATGAGAAAAGCAAGTATAATTTTAGGATTAATTTTTGCTGTATTTGCAGTAATACTAGCTGTTTTGCCTTTATATAAATTATCTTTTATCCCGGCAATACTGGCCTTTTTATTTGGTTTACTAGCCTTTTTTAAAGCTAAAAAAGAAGAAAAACCAACGCATGTTATTCAGGTTATCTTCTTGCTAACCATTATTAGCTTAGCATTAGCGACCT
This portion of the Olleya sp. Bg11-27 genome encodes:
- a CDS encoding FUSC family protein; translation: MRKASIILGLIFAVFAVILAVLPLYKLSFIPAILAFLFGLLAFFKAKKEEKPTHVIQVIFLLTIISLALATYKTIFTVSEVGDTKDLQQTEEKLNEEALDDLEGMDIPMDDTIQTDAKDELEDIIIMD